The Malus domestica chromosome 10, GDT2T_hap1 nucleotide sequence AAGCTTGAGGGGACAGGCGGCGATTTTCCAATGGAGTCCACATTGTCCGCAGCGACGCCGACAACGGCAGCTCTCCTCGCCGTCTCCAAATCCCTCAACCGCCGACTGGAAAGGAGGACCTTTCTCAGTCAACGCCTCCCGAGTCGTCTTCTTGCTCGCAGGCACCTCACTTCGGTTCACACCAGCTACTACGGCTTTCAGGCCCCCAAACCTGATcctttctcttcctcttctctgAGAAGTGTCTGCGTCGCTGGCCCGCTTTTACGGCGCCGTTTAGAGTGCGTCGGTAGCTCCGCTTCTTCTTTTGCCTCCGGCGGTGGAAATGGTGGCTTTGGCGGAGAGAGTGGCGGCAGCGGCGGTGACGGCGAGGGAGGTTCT carries:
- the LOC103411985 gene encoding copper-transporting ATPase PAA1, chloroplastic-like isoform X2, with amino-acid sequence MESTLSAATPTTAALLAVSKSLNRRLERRTFLSQRLPSRLLARRHLTSVHTSYYGFQAPKPDPFSSSSLRSVCVAGPLLRRRLECVGSSASSFASGGGNGGFGGESGGSGGDGEGGSGGGDAKSKVAATGGYEVSALSTDVIVLDVGGMTCGGCAASVKRILENQPQVSSATVNLTTETAIVWPVSEAKATPNWQKQLGETLANQLTSCGFKSNLRGQGATEGDISP
- the LOC103411985 gene encoding copper-transporting ATPase PAA1, chloroplastic-like isoform X1, with amino-acid sequence MESTLSAATPTTAALLAVSKSLNRRLERRTFLSQRLPSRLLARRHLTSVHTSYYGFQAPKPDPFSSSSLRSVCVAGPLLRRRLECVGSSASSFASGGGNGGFGGESGGSGGDGEGGSGGGDAKSKVAATGGYEVSALSTDVIVLDVGGMTCGGCAASVKRILENQPQVSSATVNLTTETAIVWPVSEAKATPNWQKQLGETLANQLTSCGFKSNLRVAGQGATEGDISP